The following proteins are encoded in a genomic region of Hoeflea phototrophica DFL-43:
- a CDS encoding NAD(P)H-dependent oxidoreductase: protein MNLFSMMNKRAEDGNPIRIGMIGAGKFGTMFLSQVRKLAGIHLIGVADLSPASARSNMEFVGWTGEQFGAVSLDAAAQTGTTHVGDDWQALVAHPAIDIVIECTGAPVAAIDHILGAFGHGKHVINVTVEADAFCGYALARKAEEARVIYSMAYGDQPALTCDLVDWARSCGFNVTAAGRGHKWLPEFRKSTPETVWDHWGVSREKAERGRLNPKMFNSFLDGSKPAIESSAIANATGLLVPANGLQFPVGGAEDLANIMRPVSEGGALEQKGMVEVASSLTLEGEPVPYDVRQGVWVVFEGETEYLRNCFQEYLVRTDDSGRYSSLYKRWHLIGLELPVSVASVGLRGEPTGVARCFNGDVAAIAKRDLAAGEILDGEGGYTVTGGLRPAQASVAAGYLPLGLAHNVKLKHAIADGEPVRFEDVEIDETTTAYKLRKWMETLS, encoded by the coding sequence ATGAATCTGTTTTCAATGATGAACAAACGCGCGGAGGATGGCAATCCGATCCGCATCGGAATGATCGGGGCCGGCAAGTTCGGAACAATGTTCTTGTCGCAAGTTCGCAAGCTTGCTGGCATTCATCTGATCGGTGTTGCGGATCTCTCACCCGCGAGTGCGCGCTCGAACATGGAGTTCGTCGGCTGGACAGGCGAACAGTTCGGGGCCGTTTCGCTTGATGCAGCGGCGCAGACCGGGACTACCCATGTGGGTGATGACTGGCAGGCACTTGTGGCCCATCCCGCCATCGACATCGTGATTGAATGCACCGGTGCACCGGTGGCTGCGATCGACCATATTCTGGGCGCGTTCGGGCATGGCAAGCATGTGATCAATGTGACCGTCGAGGCGGATGCTTTCTGTGGCTATGCACTCGCCAGGAAGGCTGAGGAAGCCAGGGTTATCTACTCCATGGCTTATGGCGATCAGCCGGCGCTGACCTGCGATCTGGTCGACTGGGCGCGCAGCTGCGGCTTCAACGTCACTGCGGCCGGACGCGGGCACAAATGGCTGCCCGAATTCCGCAAATCGACACCGGAAACGGTTTGGGACCATTGGGGCGTGAGTCGCGAAAAGGCCGAGCGCGGCCGGCTCAATCCAAAGATGTTCAACTCGTTCCTGGATGGCTCCAAACCGGCCATCGAATCCTCGGCGATCGCCAATGCCACCGGTCTGCTGGTGCCCGCCAATGGCCTTCAGTTTCCGGTCGGAGGCGCGGAGGATCTGGCCAACATCATGCGGCCGGTGTCAGAGGGCGGTGCACTAGAGCAGAAGGGCATGGTCGAGGTCGCGTCCTCACTGACGCTTGAGGGCGAGCCCGTGCCCTATGATGTGAGGCAGGGCGTCTGGGTGGTGTTTGAAGGCGAGACCGAATATCTGCGCAACTGTTTTCAGGAATACCTGGTCCGGACCGACGACAGCGGGCGCTATTCCTCGCTTTACAAGCGCTGGCACCTGATCGGGCTGGAACTGCCAGTGTCGGTCGCCTCGGTCGGTTTGCGCGGCGAGCCGACCGGCGTTGCACGATGCTTCAATGGCGATGTTGCGGCCATCGCCAAGCGGGATCTGGCCGCCGGCGAGATTCTTGACGGGGAGGGCGGTTATACCGTGACTGGGGGTCTGCGCCCGGCGCAGGCCTCTGTTGCTGCGGGGTATCTGCCACTGGGTCTGGCGCACAACGTCAAGCTCAAACACGCCATCGCCGATGGTGAGCCGGTGCGCTTCGAGGATGTCGAGATTGACGAAACAACCACTGCCTACAAGCTGCGCAAATGGATGGAAACACTGTCCTGA
- a CDS encoding PQQ-dependent sugar dehydrogenase, whose product MTHRKVFAGLLLGTMLAGPALAQDNMEKLTNMQKTDATFTFVDQEGDRAEALKAIIEHINVPDGFEVSLYAVVPDARSMAMAPQGTVLFAGTRKDKMWSIVDRDRDRVADEVKDFAPSITFDIPNGPCFSPDGFLYIAERNRVLVFPAAEFFFEGPDPAVGVVVDQGKLIPVEEESFNHTARVCDIGPDGKLYISLGQPHNVQPVEKLEMYDETGIGGIIRMNTDGSGREVYTRGVRNSVGQDFNPETGELWWTDNQVDGMGDDIPPGELNRQTEAGQHFGFPWTNSRVEIPDYKSVPRPEGVTFVEPQLELTAHAADLGMRFYHDQSFPEKYQGGIFWAQHGSWNRTTPVGARVMFTALDEEGNAAGAEIFADGWLNEDTGEYRGRPMDIEFLPDGSMLISDDFAGAIWRIAYNPATSE is encoded by the coding sequence ATGACGCATCGCAAGGTTTTTGCAGGACTTCTGCTCGGAACCATGTTGGCAGGGCCAGCTCTGGCTCAGGACAACATGGAAAAACTCACCAACATGCAAAAGACGGACGCAACATTTACGTTTGTTGATCAGGAGGGAGATCGGGCAGAGGCGCTCAAGGCGATTATTGAGCACATCAATGTGCCCGATGGTTTTGAAGTCAGTCTCTATGCCGTGGTCCCGGACGCACGGTCGATGGCGATGGCACCGCAGGGGACCGTCCTCTTTGCAGGAACGCGGAAAGACAAGATGTGGTCCATCGTCGATCGTGACCGTGACCGGGTGGCCGATGAGGTCAAGGACTTCGCACCCTCAATAACCTTCGACATCCCAAACGGGCCATGTTTCTCGCCCGACGGCTTTCTCTACATCGCCGAGCGCAACCGCGTTCTTGTTTTCCCGGCAGCCGAGTTTTTCTTCGAAGGCCCGGATCCGGCTGTTGGCGTGGTTGTCGATCAGGGCAAGCTGATCCCGGTCGAGGAGGAAAGCTTCAACCACACCGCACGGGTGTGTGACATCGGCCCGGACGGCAAGCTCTACATCTCGCTCGGTCAGCCGCACAACGTGCAGCCGGTTGAGAAGCTTGAGATGTATGACGAGACCGGAATCGGCGGGATCATCCGGATGAACACCGACGGGTCAGGGCGCGAGGTGTACACCCGCGGCGTGCGGAATTCGGTCGGCCAGGACTTCAATCCGGAGACGGGGGAGCTTTGGTGGACCGACAACCAGGTGGACGGTATGGGCGACGATATCCCCCCGGGTGAATTGAATCGCCAGACCGAGGCCGGCCAGCACTTTGGCTTTCCCTGGACCAATAGCCGGGTCGAGATCCCCGATTACAAGAGTGTTCCAAGGCCGGAGGGCGTGACCTTTGTCGAGCCGCAGCTCGAACTGACCGCGCATGCGGCGGACCTTGGAATGCGGTTCTACCATGACCAAAGCTTCCCGGAAAAATACCAGGGCGGCATCTTCTGGGCACAGCATGGCTCGTGGAACCGGACCACACCTGTTGGTGCGCGGGTCATGTTCACAGCGCTTGATGAAGAGGGCAACGCTGCCGGTGCCGAAATCTTTGCGGATGGCTGGCTCAACGAGGATACCGGCGAGTACCGTGGCCGGCCGATGGACATCGAATTCCTGCCCGATGGCTCGATGCTGATCTCCGACGACTTCGCCGGGGCAATCTGGCGCATCGCCTACAATCCTGCAACTTCGGAATGA
- a CDS encoding YfbR-like 5'-deoxynucleotidase: MPVSEKPPRAWQRMLSGRRLDLLDPSPLDVEISDIAQGLARVARWNGQTRGDHAFSVAQHSLMVETIIGHLGAASPEIRQLALLHDAPEYVIGDMISPFKSVVGGGYKTVEAKLEAAIHIRFGLPATLPKATKALIKRADRISAYFEATELAGFSDTEARAFFGPPRGISRDMLDVSPCPAAQIERQFLDRFEAIEALRQKGKP; the protein is encoded by the coding sequence ATGCCTGTTTCTGAAAAGCCGCCACGCGCCTGGCAACGCATGCTTTCGGGGCGGCGGCTGGACCTGCTCGATCCCTCACCGCTCGATGTGGAGATTTCCGACATTGCCCAGGGCCTGGCGCGGGTGGCGCGCTGGAACGGCCAGACCCGGGGCGATCATGCCTTTTCCGTCGCACAACACTCCTTGATGGTTGAAACCATCATCGGGCATCTGGGGGCAGCTTCGCCCGAAATCCGGCAATTGGCGCTGTTGCATGATGCGCCCGAATACGTGATCGGCGACATGATCTCACCGTTCAAATCGGTTGTCGGCGGCGGCTACAAGACGGTGGAGGCAAAACTGGAAGCCGCCATCCACATCCGCTTTGGCCTGCCTGCAACATTGCCAAAGGCCACCAAGGCCCTGATCAAGCGCGCCGACCGCATCTCCGCCTATTTCGAAGCCACCGAACTGGCAGGTTTTTCGGACACCGAAGCGCGTGCTTTCTTCGGCCCTCCACGCGGCATCAGCCGTGACATGCTCGATGTCAGCCCCTGCCCTGCCGCCCAGATCGAGCGGCAGTTTCTCGATCGCTTCGAGGCCATCGAAGCCCTGCGCCAGAAGGGAAAACCCTGA
- a CDS encoding AEC family transporter, translating into MIPILSVLIPTMGVITLGRVFRERLSVDAWRGIDRLNFELLFPCLIFSAAASRPISLDDAAVIGAGVWIILALGLCLGWLLRPFGPEKFLDFAGAWQTAWRFNTAIAFVAVSAVGDAATLMSVAVGFAVPLANVFAISALSRGSGLGPLGVLGRIVRNPFFIASVSGMLVGASGLSLPGVVQQGVDYLAGAAIPIALMAVGATMDWGALVKLNRFTGGITAIKLVILPALTWAGVTLAGLPQAQANVLVVFSALPTASAAHVLASVYGAERRLPATLIAQSTLLSAVTLPLWIYFLT; encoded by the coding sequence ATGATCCCCATTCTCTCGGTTCTCATTCCCACCATGGGCGTCATCACCCTCGGCCGGGTGTTTCGCGAGCGGCTCAGCGTGGATGCCTGGCGTGGTATCGACCGCCTCAATTTCGAGCTGTTGTTTCCATGCCTGATCTTCTCTGCAGCCGCATCGCGTCCGATCTCGCTTGATGACGCCGCAGTGATCGGAGCCGGCGTCTGGATCATCCTCGCTCTGGGCTTGTGTCTCGGCTGGCTGCTCAGACCTTTCGGGCCTGAGAAATTCCTTGATTTCGCAGGCGCATGGCAGACCGCCTGGCGGTTCAACACGGCCATCGCCTTTGTGGCCGTCAGCGCCGTAGGTGATGCCGCGACACTGATGTCGGTGGCCGTTGGCTTTGCCGTGCCGCTGGCCAATGTCTTTGCCATTTCAGCGCTGTCGCGCGGCAGCGGACTGGGGCCATTGGGAGTTCTCGGCCGGATTGTGCGCAATCCGTTTTTCATAGCCTCGGTATCGGGCATGCTGGTGGGGGCATCCGGTCTGTCACTGCCCGGAGTGGTTCAACAGGGCGTCGACTATCTCGCAGGCGCCGCCATTCCCATCGCGCTGATGGCCGTTGGCGCCACCATGGACTGGGGCGCACTCGTCAAGCTCAACCGCTTTACCGGCGGCATTACCGCGATCAAACTGGTGATCCTACCCGCCCTGACCTGGGCCGGCGTCACCCTTGCCGGGTTGCCGCAGGCGCAAGCCAATGTGCTGGTGGTGTTTTCGGCCCTGCCGACAGCCTCGGCAGCACATGTGCTCGCATCGGTCTACGGTGCGGAACGGCGGCTTCCCGCCACGTTGATTGCGCAATCAACGCTGCTCTCGGCCGTAACGCTTCCGCTCTGGATCTACTTCCTGACCTGA
- a CDS encoding NUDIX hydrolase, with the protein MEPTAKSDTEPDDIPPLRIGLNAAIVAVTDHTPSILAVPAVPGQRRADGLPFGPFDPARHRTFEASLRDSVEQQTALKLGYVEQLYTFGDRGRHRRDDAAREESGPHLVSVGYLALTRADAGNPEALAATGARWRGWYELFPWEDWRNGRPAMLDAAILPRLEAWAGEPLKAQHSPSRKARIRLAFGLKEFPWDEERVLDRYELLYEAGLLVESVNDQRVASTGLSAQLGQAMRFDHRRIAATAVQRLRAKIKYRPVIFELMPPEFTLTELQTTVQAISGRHLHKQNFRRLVEGAELVEPTGATSSATGGRPAALYRFRAQILEERPVPGLRLGGRG; encoded by the coding sequence ATGGAGCCCACCGCCAAGTCTGACACCGAACCCGACGATATTCCGCCGCTGCGCATCGGATTGAACGCAGCCATCGTGGCGGTGACCGATCACACACCAAGCATCCTCGCCGTGCCCGCAGTTCCCGGGCAGCGGCGGGCTGACGGCCTGCCCTTCGGCCCGTTTGACCCCGCACGCCACCGCACCTTCGAGGCCAGCTTGCGCGACAGCGTGGAACAGCAGACCGCGCTCAAACTTGGCTATGTCGAGCAGCTCTACACCTTTGGTGACCGCGGCCGGCACCGCCGTGATGATGCCGCCAGGGAAGAAAGCGGCCCGCATCTCGTCTCGGTCGGTTATCTGGCGCTCACCCGTGCCGATGCAGGAAACCCGGAGGCGCTGGCGGCAACCGGCGCGCGCTGGCGCGGCTGGTACGAGCTGTTTCCATGGGAGGACTGGCGCAACGGCCGCCCGGCAATGCTCGATGCGGCAATTCTGCCCCGGCTTGAGGCCTGGGCCGGCGAACCCCTGAAGGCCCAGCACAGTCCCAGCCGGAAGGCACGCATAAGATTGGCGTTTGGGCTCAAGGAGTTCCCCTGGGACGAAGAACGTGTGCTGGATCGCTACGAACTTCTCTATGAGGCCGGTCTGCTGGTGGAATCGGTCAATGACCAGCGGGTGGCGTCCACCGGGTTGTCAGCCCAGCTCGGCCAGGCCATGCGCTTCGACCACCGCCGCATTGCCGCCACCGCCGTGCAGCGGCTGCGCGCCAAGATCAAATACCGCCCGGTGATCTTCGAGCTGATGCCGCCCGAATTCACCCTCACCGAGTTGCAGACAACAGTGCAGGCGATCTCCGGCCGGCACCTGCACAAGCAGAATTTCCGCCGCCTCGTCGAAGGCGCGGAGCTGGTGGAACCCACCGGAGCAACAAGCTCGGCAACCGGCGGGCGGCCTGCAGCGCTCTATCGCTTCCGCGCCCAGATCCTGGAAGAACGCCCGGTGCCGGGTTTGAGACTTGGTGGGCGCGGCTAA
- a CDS encoding methyl-accepting chemotaxis protein, whose product MLAIAGLRANVMIADSNLNITYLNDSVKTMLREAETELKAELPAFSVDTLVGSNIDVFHKNPSHQRNMLSAMKEPHSATIRVGSYAFDLLVTPLTERGKTLGFVVEWANAKERLLNVDYAAQMAAIGRVQATIEFTPDGTIINANENFLNAVGYSLEEIVGQHHSMFVDRDYAKSDDYRLFWEELRSGKFNAGEFTRYGKGGKVVEINASYNPIPDENGNIVKVVKFATDVTARVRAVNALGEALRELADGNLEQRIDLKFPENMEKLRRDFNESISKLNAAISSIGSNADAIASGAEEIRSGADDLSKRTEQQAASVEETAAALEEITVTVNDSTRRAEEAGELVGKTKENAERSGQVVKEAILAMGEIETSSDQISNIIGVIDDIAFQTNLLALNAGVEAARAGEAGKGFAVVATEVRELAQRSANAAKEIKTLINKSGDQVKQGVSLVGRTGEVLEEIVGQVQDINRNVVAIVEAAREQTTGLKEINVAVNSMDQSTQQNAAMVQESNSATQSLASESVALKTLLSKFKTGGGASYGGASKPVEYKPQPAASSGKEKPIASPAREMNKTLAKAFSTGGGAASAAAEDASWEEF is encoded by the coding sequence ATGCTGGCAATCGCTGGATTGCGCGCCAACGTGATGATCGCTGACAGCAATCTGAACATCACGTATCTCAATGATTCCGTTAAAACGATGCTTCGCGAAGCAGAAACGGAGCTCAAGGCGGAGCTTCCAGCTTTCAGCGTTGATACGCTTGTTGGCAGCAACATCGATGTCTTTCACAAAAACCCATCGCATCAGCGCAACATGCTCAGCGCGATGAAGGAACCACACAGCGCGACCATTCGTGTCGGCAGCTATGCGTTCGATCTGTTGGTCACTCCGCTGACGGAAAGAGGCAAGACCTTGGGTTTTGTGGTCGAGTGGGCCAATGCCAAGGAACGTTTGCTCAATGTCGATTATGCCGCGCAGATGGCCGCCATTGGCCGGGTTCAGGCGACGATTGAATTCACCCCTGATGGGACGATTATCAACGCCAATGAGAATTTTCTCAATGCGGTGGGTTACAGCCTCGAGGAGATTGTTGGTCAACATCACAGCATGTTTGTTGACCGCGATTATGCCAAGAGCGACGACTATCGCTTGTTCTGGGAAGAATTGCGTTCTGGCAAGTTCAATGCTGGTGAGTTCACCCGTTATGGCAAGGGTGGGAAGGTTGTCGAGATCAATGCTTCCTACAACCCGATTCCTGATGAAAACGGAAACATCGTCAAGGTTGTCAAATTTGCTACCGATGTGACTGCGCGCGTGCGTGCCGTCAACGCACTCGGAGAGGCGCTCCGGGAGCTGGCAGATGGCAACCTTGAACAGCGCATTGACCTTAAATTCCCCGAGAACATGGAGAAGCTGCGCCGCGATTTCAACGAATCCATTTCCAAGTTGAACGCCGCCATTAGCTCTATTGGCAGCAACGCCGATGCAATTGCGTCTGGAGCCGAGGAAATCCGATCGGGTGCGGACGATCTTTCCAAGCGCACAGAACAGCAAGCAGCATCGGTCGAAGAGACTGCAGCAGCGCTTGAGGAGATCACGGTTACGGTCAATGATTCCACCCGTCGGGCGGAAGAGGCCGGCGAACTGGTTGGCAAGACCAAGGAAAACGCAGAGCGCTCTGGCCAGGTTGTCAAGGAGGCGATCCTGGCCATGGGGGAAATTGAAACGTCCTCAGACCAGATCAGCAATATCATTGGTGTGATCGATGATATTGCGTTCCAGACCAACCTGCTGGCCCTCAATGCCGGGGTTGAGGCTGCGCGCGCTGGCGAGGCCGGCAAGGGCTTCGCGGTGGTTGCCACGGAAGTGCGTGAGCTGGCGCAGAGATCTGCCAATGCGGCCAAGGAGATCAAGACGCTGATCAACAAATCCGGCGATCAGGTCAAGCAAGGGGTGTCCCTGGTGGGGCGCACTGGTGAAGTGCTTGAGGAAATTGTCGGTCAGGTTCAGGACATCAACAGAAATGTTGTTGCCATTGTCGAGGCTGCGCGTGAACAGACGACCGGTCTCAAAGAGATCAATGTCGCCGTCAACTCCATGGACCAAAGCACCCAGCAGAACGCCGCCATGGTGCAGGAATCCAATTCGGCAACTCAGTCTCTTGCATCCGAATCCGTTGCGCTGAAAACGCTTCTGAGCAAATTCAAGACCGGTGGGGGGGCTTCTTATGGCGGAGCATCGAAACCGGTCGAGTACAAGCCCCAGCCCGCAGCCAGTTCCGGAAAGGAAAAGCCGATCGCTTCGCCGGCCCGGGAGATGAACAAGACACTGGCCAAAGCGTTTTCGACCGGTGGAGGTGCTGCGAGCGCAGCGGCAGAAGACGCGAGTTGGGAAGAGTTCTGA
- a CDS encoding L-aspartate oxidase has product MASTAVAAYQPKPSKGFDDVIIIGGGLAGLFCALKLAPKAVTILAAAPIGRGASSAWAQAGIAAAVGPGDTVESHVHDTIIAGDGIVDEQIIQMMASEASDRIFDLLGYGVPFDRDLEGHLAVSREAAHSQSRIVRVKGDMAGRAIMEALVAAVRKTPSIRVLEGYVVENLISENGRVNGVVARDHAGSGETLHRLTASHVVMATGGIGHLYEVTTNPTEARGGGIGMAARAGARMADMEFVQFHPTAINVGKDPAPLATEALRGHGATLHNSAGERFMLKLHQDAELAPRDVVARGIFAEVKAGRGAFLDCRTAVHDFAAEFPTVFGYCQDAGIDPSAEMIPVIPAAHYFMGGIWTDADGRSSLPGFWACGECTSTGAHGANRLASNSLLEAVVFAARIAGRLGAEMSGQAPPGWRDGSVNSSEYLTENDHPNMVTLRQTMSAHLGVLRDCEGMREALATILHLARESHSVRFDNVITTAKLIAVSALNRLESRGGHFRTDYPDESPDWKRRTILTLDQANAVIPDLLES; this is encoded by the coding sequence ATGGCATCGACTGCTGTCGCCGCCTATCAACCAAAGCCGTCCAAGGGCTTTGATGATGTGATCATCATCGGTGGTGGCCTTGCCGGGCTGTTCTGTGCGCTCAAACTCGCGCCCAAGGCTGTGACCATTCTGGCGGCAGCCCCCATCGGGCGGGGTGCGTCCTCGGCCTGGGCGCAGGCGGGCATCGCGGCGGCGGTCGGGCCTGGCGATACGGTCGAAAGTCACGTCCATGACACGATCATCGCCGGTGACGGCATTGTGGATGAGCAGATCATCCAGATGATGGCATCGGAAGCCTCGGACCGTATCTTTGATCTGCTTGGCTATGGGGTCCCCTTTGATAGGGATCTTGAAGGGCACCTGGCCGTCAGCCGTGAAGCTGCGCATTCGCAAAGCCGGATCGTGCGCGTCAAGGGCGACATGGCCGGGCGCGCGATCATGGAGGCCCTGGTTGCAGCGGTTCGCAAGACACCGTCGATCCGGGTGCTTGAAGGCTATGTGGTCGAGAATCTGATCTCCGAGAATGGCCGTGTCAACGGCGTGGTGGCGCGTGATCATGCAGGCAGTGGCGAGACGCTGCACCGGCTCACGGCGAGCCATGTTGTGATGGCGACCGGGGGCATAGGGCATCTCTATGAGGTCACGACCAATCCAACCGAAGCCCGTGGCGGCGGTATCGGCATGGCGGCACGTGCCGGGGCGCGGATGGCGGATATGGAATTCGTTCAGTTTCACCCCACTGCGATCAATGTCGGCAAGGATCCCGCACCTCTTGCCACCGAAGCGCTGCGCGGCCATGGCGCCACGCTGCACAATTCGGCCGGTGAACGCTTCATGCTCAAGCTGCACCAGGATGCAGAACTTGCGCCACGCGATGTGGTGGCGCGCGGCATCTTTGCCGAAGTGAAAGCGGGCCGCGGCGCATTTCTCGATTGCCGCACGGCGGTGCATGATTTCGCCGCGGAATTCCCCACCGTGTTCGGTTACTGCCAGGACGCGGGCATCGACCCGTCGGCTGAGATGATCCCGGTGATCCCGGCAGCGCACTACTTCATGGGCGGTATCTGGACGGATGCGGACGGGCGTTCGTCACTCCCGGGTTTCTGGGCCTGTGGCGAATGCACCTCAACCGGCGCACACGGGGCCAACCGGCTGGCGTCGAATTCGCTTCTGGAAGCCGTGGTGTTCGCCGCCCGCATTGCCGGCCGGCTGGGTGCCGAGATGAGCGGCCAGGCTCCGCCTGGCTGGCGGGACGGGTCGGTCAACTCAAGCGAATATCTGACTGAGAATGATCACCCCAATATGGTGACGCTGCGCCAGACCATGAGCGCGCATCTTGGTGTGCTGCGCGATTGCGAGGGCATGCGCGAGGCGCTTGCCACCATCCTGCATCTGGCGCGCGAAAGCCATTCGGTGCGGTTTGACAATGTCATCACCACGGCCAAACTGATTGCGGTGTCGGCACTCAACCGGCTTGAAAGCCGGGGCGGGCATTTCCGCACCGATTACCCGGATGAAAGCCCGGACTGGAAGCGGCGGACGATCTTGACGCTTGATCAGGCCAATGCCGTCATCCCCGACCTCCTGGAGAGCTGA
- a CDS encoding c-type cytochrome yields MTAILGGLLLAGTALAGEFPVGDPVAGKAIAGQCRTCHGLDGYARIPIAPHIGGEPASYLRNQLTAFRDGTRTHEMMTIVAKMLTDEQIDDVAAWFAYPIATATLTADPSGAPQACIACHGADGIAVIEDAPNLTGETNIYIDTQLKAFRLGKRTHEVMSAIAAEMSDAEIRAAADWYAGVKLDITVPN; encoded by the coding sequence GTGACAGCCATTCTCGGCGGGCTCTTGCTCGCCGGGACTGCTTTGGCTGGCGAATTTCCTGTTGGCGACCCCGTCGCCGGCAAGGCAATCGCCGGCCAGTGCAGAACCTGCCACGGTCTCGACGGCTATGCGAGAATTCCGATCGCACCGCATATCGGCGGCGAGCCGGCATCCTATCTTCGCAATCAGCTGACCGCGTTTCGCGACGGAACGCGAACGCATGAAATGATGACGATCGTGGCAAAGATGCTGACCGATGAACAGATCGACGATGTTGCGGCGTGGTTCGCCTACCCCATTGCCACCGCAACCTTGACTGCGGATCCCTCCGGCGCGCCCCAGGCTTGCATCGCCTGCCATGGTGCCGATGGCATTGCCGTAATCGAGGACGCGCCAAACCTGACTGGTGAGACCAATATCTACATCGACACCCAGCTCAAGGCCTTCCGCCTCGGCAAGCGCACCCACGAGGTGATGAGCGCCATTGCGGCAGAGATGAGCGATGCTGAAATCCGCGCCGCCGCAGACTGGTATGCGGGCGTCAAACTGGACATTACCGTGCCGAATTAG
- a CDS encoding tyrosine phosphatase family protein: protein MPYLVVCPLNQIAESAVLHGAREMISLLAENQQFHRPGVIDPDRHLNLGVNDISQARQGLVAPGEDHVERIIAFAREWDRNAPLVIHCWMGISRSPASALIAALALAPDQDDGALARRLRDASPYATPNQRLIEIGDTMLGRGGKLTHAVQKIGRGAEAFQGSRFCLGLRPDDDVPPATPDRPAAKRTQ from the coding sequence ATGCCTTATCTGGTCGTCTGCCCTCTCAATCAGATCGCGGAAAGTGCCGTGCTTCACGGCGCGCGCGAAATGATCAGCCTCCTGGCGGAAAACCAGCAGTTCCACCGGCCCGGCGTGATTGATCCCGACCGCCATCTCAATCTCGGCGTCAACGACATCTCACAGGCCAGACAAGGCCTTGTGGCACCGGGAGAAGATCATGTGGAGCGCATCATCGCCTTCGCCCGGGAGTGGGACCGGAACGCGCCATTGGTGATCCATTGCTGGATGGGAATCTCGCGCTCACCCGCCAGTGCATTGATTGCAGCGCTCGCACTGGCGCCCGATCAGGATGATGGGGCGCTTGCACGCCGCCTGCGTGACGCCTCCCCCTATGCCACCCCCAACCAGCGGCTGATCGAAATCGGTGACACCATGCTGGGCCGCGGCGGAAAGCTGACACATGCCGTCCAGAAGATCGGTCGCGGAGCCGAGGCATTTCAGGGCAGCCGTTTCTGCCTGGGGCTACGCCCTGATGACGATGTTCCACCCGCTACGCCGGACCGCCCAGCCGCCAAGCGGACACAGTGA
- the nadC gene encoding carboxylating nicotinate-nucleotide diphosphorylase, translated as MSTAFLPELPGLMVEEQVRAALLEDLGRAGDITSNATIGPDKQATAQMNSREAGVIAGLPLAAAAFRLTNPEMRFEALAVDGARVEPGTMIARIFGPARGLLSAERVALNYLMHLSGIATHTARFADAIAHTKAKVTCTRKTIPGLRAVEKYAVRCGGGSSHRYGLDDAILIKDNHIAVAGGIAEALKAAKAFAGHLVGIEIEVDTLEQFAQVLAEGADVCLLDNMAPDMLREAVAMNTSRGAGRITLEASGNVNLDTIKAIAESGVDYISTSKITMAAPTLDIGLDMAIV; from the coding sequence ATGAGCACTGCATTTCTTCCCGAATTGCCGGGCCTGATGGTCGAGGAGCAGGTGCGGGCCGCATTGCTGGAAGATCTCGGCCGCGCCGGTGACATCACCTCCAACGCCACCATTGGTCCGGACAAACAGGCGACGGCTCAGATGAACAGCCGCGAGGCCGGTGTCATCGCCGGTCTGCCATTGGCTGCGGCCGCGTTCCGGCTGACAAATCCGGAAATGCGCTTCGAAGCGCTGGCGGTGGATGGCGCGCGGGTGGAACCGGGAACGATGATTGCCAGGATCTTTGGGCCTGCGCGTGGACTGCTGTCAGCCGAACGGGTGGCGCTCAATTACCTGATGCATCTCTCCGGCATCGCCACCCACACCGCGCGCTTTGCTGATGCTATTGCGCACACAAAGGCAAAGGTCACCTGCACCCGCAAGACCATTCCTGGCCTGCGGGCGGTGGAGAAATACGCCGTGCGCTGCGGCGGTGGCTCGTCGCATCGTTATGGCCTGGATGACGCGATCCTGATCAAGGACAATCATATTGCGGTCGCGGGCGGCATCGCTGAGGCGTTGAAGGCGGCCAAGGCCTTCGCCGGGCATCTGGTCGGGATTGAAATTGAAGTCGATACGCTGGAGCAGTTTGCCCAGGTGCTCGCTGAGGGCGCCGATGTCTGCCTGCTGGACAATATGGCGCCGGACATGCTGCGGGAGGCGGTCGCGATGAACACTTCCAGGGGCGCTGGCCGGATCACGCTTGAAGCCTCGGGCAATGTCAATCTCGACACGATCAAGGCCATCGCCGAAAGCGGTGTGGACTATATCTCGACCTCGAAGATTACGATGGCTGCACCTACGCTCGATATCGGGTTGGACATGGCAATTGTTTGA